From a single Rhodococcus qingshengii JCM 15477 genomic region:
- a CDS encoding ATP-binding cassette domain-containing protein, protein MSTTAEVPALSNSGGNVPLIELKDVGKQYGNIIALKGINLRVGAGEVTGVLGDNGAGKSTLIKIIAGLHQQSEGELLVDGEPTTFHSPKEALGKGIATVYQDLAVVALMPVWRNFFLGQELRKGGLIKSLDANAMRATTLSELSKMGIELPDVDAPIGSLSGGQRQCVAIARAIFFGARVLILDEPTAALGVKQSGMVLRYITAAKEQGFGVIFITHNPHHAYMVGDHFVLLNRGRQKLDAKYDDISLEELTKEMAGGDELETLTHELRR, encoded by the coding sequence ATGAGTACCACAGCTGAAGTTCCCGCTCTCTCGAACTCGGGCGGCAACGTGCCACTGATCGAGCTCAAGGACGTCGGTAAGCAATACGGAAACATCATCGCGCTCAAGGGAATCAACCTGCGCGTCGGTGCGGGTGAAGTAACAGGCGTGCTCGGTGACAACGGCGCAGGCAAGTCCACGCTGATCAAGATCATCGCCGGTCTGCACCAACAGAGCGAAGGTGAACTACTCGTCGACGGTGAACCGACAACGTTCCACTCGCCGAAAGAAGCTCTCGGCAAAGGCATCGCGACGGTCTATCAGGACCTCGCCGTCGTTGCGTTGATGCCGGTGTGGCGCAACTTCTTCCTCGGGCAGGAACTGCGCAAGGGCGGTCTGATCAAGTCGCTCGACGCCAACGCCATGCGCGCGACGACTCTTTCGGAACTGTCGAAGATGGGCATCGAACTACCTGACGTCGACGCACCGATCGGTAGTCTCTCGGGCGGTCAGCGTCAGTGTGTTGCCATCGCCCGCGCCATCTTCTTCGGCGCGCGCGTGCTGATTCTCGACGAGCCGACAGCAGCGCTCGGCGTCAAACAGTCGGGAATGGTGTTGCGCTACATCACCGCTGCCAAGGAACAGGGATTCGGCGTCATCTTCATCACGCACAATCCGCACCACGCGTACATGGTCGGCGATCACTTCGTGCTCCTCAACCGAGGCAGGCAGAAGCTCGACGCCAAGTACGACGACATCTCACTCGAAGAACTGACCAAGGAGATGGCGGGCGGTGACGAGCTCGAGACGCTGACCCACGAGCTTCGCCGCTAG
- a CDS encoding Gfo/Idh/MocA family protein: protein MTPTPLRIGILGASRIAENAMIKPATATGHRLVAVAARDPERARAYAAQHGIERVVGSYAELISDPEVDVVYNALPNSLHGPWNLAAVRAGKHVLTEKPFSSNAVEARAVAEAARVSGVTLLEGFHYLFHPVNRRLLDVVRSGTVGAVTRVETVLRMPTPSENDPRWELALAGGSLMDLGCYGLHASRTLSDVCGGAPVVTGTRHEEYAPGVDSWFDIELEYPSGATASVVTTMLDERYHFTFRVFGTEGDVLVHNFLQPDIDDRVSVTAGGRTSVEHLGTKSSYTYQLEAFADHLSGVSALPIGPGDAVANMTMIDEAYMHSGLGVRPTTIL, encoded by the coding sequence GTGACACCTACCCCGCTGCGGATAGGCATTCTGGGAGCCTCACGCATCGCCGAGAACGCGATGATCAAACCTGCAACGGCCACCGGGCACCGCCTGGTGGCCGTTGCCGCACGCGACCCCGAGCGGGCCAGAGCCTATGCGGCCCAGCATGGGATCGAACGGGTGGTCGGTTCGTACGCCGAGCTGATCTCGGATCCGGAGGTGGACGTCGTCTACAACGCGCTGCCCAACAGCCTGCACGGTCCGTGGAATCTCGCCGCCGTTCGGGCCGGCAAGCACGTGCTGACTGAGAAACCGTTTTCGAGCAACGCGGTGGAAGCGCGTGCTGTAGCCGAGGCAGCGCGCGTGAGCGGAGTGACGCTGCTCGAGGGGTTCCACTACCTCTTTCATCCGGTGAACCGGCGCCTGCTGGATGTGGTTCGGAGCGGCACAGTCGGCGCGGTCACTCGGGTGGAAACCGTACTGCGGATGCCCACACCATCCGAGAACGACCCGCGGTGGGAGCTCGCATTGGCAGGCGGGTCACTGATGGACCTGGGCTGCTACGGGTTACATGCTTCCCGGACGCTGAGTGACGTCTGTGGCGGTGCGCCAGTGGTGACCGGGACCCGCCACGAGGAATACGCTCCGGGGGTCGATTCGTGGTTCGACATCGAACTCGAATACCCCAGCGGCGCCACGGCATCCGTGGTGACCACGATGTTGGACGAGCGGTATCACTTCACCTTCCGAGTATTCGGCACTGAAGGAGACGTCCTGGTGCACAACTTCCTGCAGCCGGACATCGACGACCGTGTCTCCGTCACGGCCGGTGGGCGCACGAGCGTCGAGCATCTGGGCACGAAGTCGTCGTACACCTATCAACTCGAAGCGTTCGCCGATCATCTGTCCGGGGTCTCGGCGCTGCCGATCGGGCCGGGCGACGCGGTAGCCAACATGACGATGATCGACGAGGCGTACATGCATTCCGGTCTCGGGGTTCGGCCGACGACCATCCTGTGA
- a CDS encoding TIM barrel protein yields MSTPRIAGAPISWGVCEVPGWGYQLDPAQVLREMREVGLAATEIGPEGFLPTAPAEMAKVLADHDLSAVGGFAPVLLHDRDHDPVPGISPILDGFVASGAEVLVLAAATGSDGYDSRPELDEQSWKTLLHNLDRLTDAAAERGIRAVVHPHVGTMIEQRDEVLRVLDGSAIPLCLDTGHLLIGGTDPVDLARQAPERITHVHLKDVDDALASRVRSGELTYTDGVKAGMYRPLGGGDVDIAGVTAILQRHGFDGWYVLEQDTILAEAPSDEGPVRDVRASVEYLRSVL; encoded by the coding sequence ATGAGCACTCCTCGCATCGCCGGCGCACCGATCTCCTGGGGCGTGTGCGAAGTCCCGGGCTGGGGCTACCAGCTCGACCCTGCGCAAGTCCTCCGGGAAATGCGCGAAGTCGGTCTGGCGGCAACGGAAATCGGACCGGAGGGCTTTCTGCCGACTGCACCCGCCGAAATGGCCAAGGTGCTCGCGGATCACGATCTGAGCGCAGTCGGCGGGTTCGCACCGGTACTGCTGCATGATCGCGATCATGATCCGGTTCCCGGCATCTCCCCCATCCTCGATGGTTTCGTCGCCTCGGGTGCCGAAGTTTTGGTCCTGGCCGCCGCGACGGGTTCCGACGGCTACGATTCACGTCCGGAACTGGACGAGCAGAGTTGGAAAACCCTGCTACACAATCTCGATCGCCTCACCGACGCCGCGGCCGAGCGCGGAATCAGGGCAGTTGTCCACCCTCACGTCGGAACGATGATCGAGCAGCGCGACGAGGTCCTGCGAGTGCTCGACGGCTCGGCCATCCCCCTGTGCCTGGACACCGGCCACCTGTTGATCGGCGGCACCGATCCGGTCGACCTGGCGCGTCAGGCTCCCGAGCGCATCACCCACGTGCATCTCAAGGACGTCGACGATGCCCTCGCATCACGCGTTCGCAGTGGTGAGCTCACCTACACCGACGGCGTGAAGGCGGGAATGTACCGTCCACTCGGTGGCGGCGACGTCGACATCGCCGGTGTCACAGCCATATTGCAGCGCCACGGTTTCGACGGGTGGTACGTGCTCGAGCAGGACACCATTCTGGCCGAAGCGCCGTCGGACGAGGGACCGGTGCGCGATGTGCGAGCGAGCGTCGAGTATCTGCGGTCGGTTCTGTGA
- a CDS encoding Gfo/Idh/MocA family protein, whose amino-acid sequence MGARIGVVGLGRIGSYHARNLLTLNGVDALVVTDVDARRTSDVASELDVESAADPDALLASGIDGVLIAAPSSSHAELIEAAVRLDIPTFCEKPVADSIESSVRVLATAEQTSVPVQIGFQRRFDPSFVAAYDAVRSGELGWIHTLRSTTLDPAPPPISYIEHSGGIFRDCSIHDFDIVRWISGREVTTVFATGSNQGDRGIADAGDVDTAATVLTFEGGTIAVVSNTRYNGRGYDCRLEVLGSADSVVAGLDDRLPLRSLDPETSFPSKEPYTFFMDRFTSAYRAELEAFLGVVAGRRESPCTPADAVESAWISEAATHSLREGRPVTITEVKDLFLHDKNEAHT is encoded by the coding sequence ATGGGCGCTCGCATCGGAGTCGTCGGCCTCGGACGAATCGGCAGCTACCACGCCCGAAATCTACTGACGCTAAACGGCGTCGACGCACTGGTTGTCACCGATGTCGACGCACGTCGAACCTCGGACGTGGCAAGCGAACTCGACGTGGAGTCCGCTGCCGATCCCGACGCGCTTCTAGCGTCAGGCATCGACGGCGTTCTGATCGCCGCGCCGTCGAGTTCACATGCCGAATTGATCGAAGCCGCTGTTCGCCTGGACATCCCGACGTTCTGCGAAAAGCCGGTAGCCGACTCCATCGAATCCTCCGTTCGTGTACTCGCGACTGCCGAGCAGACGTCGGTACCAGTCCAGATCGGATTTCAGCGCCGATTCGACCCGTCATTTGTGGCGGCGTACGACGCGGTTCGATCTGGAGAACTCGGTTGGATCCACACTCTCCGATCGACCACCCTCGACCCCGCTCCCCCGCCGATCTCGTACATCGAACACTCAGGCGGCATCTTCCGCGACTGCTCGATCCACGACTTCGACATCGTACGGTGGATCAGCGGCCGCGAAGTCACCACTGTTTTTGCCACCGGCTCGAATCAGGGTGATCGCGGGATCGCCGATGCCGGTGACGTCGACACCGCCGCAACGGTTCTCACTTTCGAAGGCGGAACCATCGCGGTCGTGTCGAATACCCGCTACAACGGCCGCGGCTACGACTGCCGACTCGAGGTACTCGGCTCGGCGGACTCCGTCGTTGCCGGGCTGGACGACCGCTTGCCACTCCGCTCTCTCGACCCCGAAACATCGTTCCCCTCGAAGGAGCCGTACACGTTCTTCATGGACCGCTTCACGTCCGCCTACCGTGCGGAACTCGAAGCATTCCTCGGCGTTGTCGCCGGGCGTCGGGAATCACCGTGCACGCCCGCAGATGCGGTCGAGTCGGCCTGGATCTCCGAAGCTGCAACGCACTCTCTGCGCGAGGGTCGGCCCGTCACGATCACCGAAGTCAAAGATCTGTTCCTTCACGACAAGAATGAGGCACACACATGA
- a CDS encoding SDR family oxidoreductase, with protein MTSTPGVTRPALLADTVLLVSGGSQGVGAGIVRAAVREGAQVAFTGRRPDVGKALETELPGTHFIEADVAQTDSALDSVAETISHFGRVDALVNSAGLTSRGTLLDTTEELFDQHIAVNLRGPFFTMQAAVKDMRERAVPGSIVNIISTSELGGQPYLAPYVAAKAGLAGLTRNAAHAHRWDRIRINGLDIGWTQTEGEDLTQRAFHDAGDDWQERAGSTLPMGKLGQVDEIADFVVFLLSDRSGVVTGSIIDWDQNVFGGLD; from the coding sequence ATGACTTCTACGCCGGGCGTAACCAGGCCCGCACTCCTGGCCGACACCGTCTTACTGGTCAGTGGCGGCTCGCAAGGCGTCGGCGCCGGAATCGTACGCGCCGCAGTCCGTGAGGGCGCTCAGGTGGCTTTCACCGGCCGACGCCCGGACGTCGGAAAGGCTCTCGAGACAGAACTTCCGGGAACTCACTTCATCGAAGCCGATGTGGCACAAACGGATTCCGCGCTCGACAGCGTGGCCGAGACGATCTCTCACTTCGGCCGCGTGGATGCTCTGGTCAATTCCGCCGGGCTCACTTCACGCGGAACGCTGCTCGACACCACCGAAGAACTCTTCGACCAGCACATCGCGGTGAACCTTCGCGGTCCGTTCTTCACGATGCAGGCAGCAGTCAAAGACATGCGCGAGCGTGCGGTCCCCGGGTCCATCGTCAACATCATCTCCACGTCCGAACTCGGCGGGCAGCCGTATCTCGCGCCGTACGTGGCAGCGAAGGCCGGGCTGGCGGGGCTGACCCGCAACGCCGCCCATGCGCATCGCTGGGATCGTATCCGGATCAACGGTCTCGACATCGGGTGGACACAGACCGAGGGTGAAGACCTCACGCAGAGAGCTTTTCACGACGCTGGTGACGACTGGCAGGAACGCGCGGGCAGCACCCTCCCCATGGGCAAGCTCGGACAGGTCGACGAAATCGCCGACTTCGTCGTCTTCCTGCTCTCCGATCGCAGCGGAGTCGTGACGGGTTCGATCATCGACTGGGACCAGAACGTCTTCGGAGGGCTGGACTGA
- a CDS encoding LacI family DNA-binding transcriptional regulator, whose amino-acid sequence MAHRFKVREIAQQSGLSEATVDRVLNDRPGVRDGTRSEVRQAITDLERQRSQLKLVGRTFIVDVVLQTPARFSDAVRDALEAELPTLAPAVVRSRFHFRETGSVEAMTSTLDKIRRRGSHGVIVKAPDTPEVVAAIDRLVAARIPVVTLVTDVAGSRRAAYIGIDNRAAGATAAYLIDQWLGDREGNVLVSMSSGFFRGEEEREMGFRSAMRVSAPHRRLIDIPNSDGLDQTSRKLVRAALESDPQIRAVYSIGGGNLATVDAFEELNRECSVFIAHDLDGDNRKLLGERRISAVLHHDLRADVRTACQVVMKEHGAMGAHFGFTTSPVQVVTPLNMPPT is encoded by the coding sequence GTGGCGCATCGATTCAAAGTACGGGAGATCGCTCAGCAGTCGGGCCTGAGTGAGGCCACCGTCGACCGGGTGCTCAACGACCGTCCTGGAGTTCGCGACGGCACACGATCGGAGGTTCGCCAGGCGATCACGGACCTGGAACGTCAACGCTCGCAACTGAAACTGGTCGGTCGCACATTCATCGTCGACGTCGTGTTGCAAACTCCTGCAAGGTTTTCCGACGCCGTCCGTGACGCGCTCGAGGCCGAACTGCCCACCCTTGCACCCGCTGTAGTTCGTTCCAGGTTTCACTTTCGTGAGACCGGTTCGGTAGAAGCGATGACGTCGACGCTCGACAAGATTCGCCGGCGTGGCTCCCACGGAGTCATCGTCAAGGCTCCCGACACTCCGGAAGTCGTGGCGGCGATCGACCGGTTGGTGGCGGCAAGGATTCCGGTCGTCACGTTGGTGACCGACGTTGCCGGCAGCAGGCGAGCCGCCTACATCGGCATCGACAACCGAGCCGCTGGAGCCACCGCCGCGTACTTGATAGATCAGTGGCTGGGGGATCGGGAAGGCAACGTGCTGGTCAGCATGAGCAGTGGGTTCTTCCGCGGGGAGGAAGAACGGGAGATGGGATTTCGCTCCGCTATGCGCGTCTCGGCTCCGCATCGCCGTTTGATCGACATTCCGAACAGTGACGGTCTGGATCAGACGAGTAGGAAATTGGTGCGAGCGGCACTCGAATCCGATCCGCAGATCCGTGCCGTGTATTCGATCGGTGGTGGCAACCTGGCCACTGTCGACGCGTTCGAAGAACTGAACCGGGAGTGCAGTGTCTTCATCGCTCACGATCTCGACGGTGACAATCGAAAGTTGCTGGGGGAGAGGCGAATATCAGCGGTGCTCCACCACGATCTGCGGGCGGATGTTCGCACTGCCTGTCAGGTGGTCATGAAAGAACACGGCGCCATGGGCGCTCACTTCGGCTTTACGACGTCACCGGTTCAAGTCGTGACACCGCTCAACATGCCCCCGACATAG